The Cyclobacterium amurskyense genome contains the following window.
AATTGATTGTTTTCTAACCAAATCGACTTTATATAGTGTTTAATAAAATATTAATAGCAAACAGGGGAGAAATTGCCTTAAGGATCATTCGAACCTGTAAGGAAATGGGAGTAAAAACTGTCGCTGTCTATTCCACTGCTGATAAGGACAGCTTGCATGTACGCTTTGCCGATGAGGCAGTATGCATAGGCGCACCGGCTAGTAAAGATTCTTATTTAAACATCCCTAGAATTATTGCAGCTGCAGAAATAACTAATGCAGATGCCATTCATCCCGGCTATGGTTTTCTTTCTGAGAATGCTGAATTTTCTCGAATTTGTGAGGAATACAATATAAAATTTATTGGAGCCAGTCCGGAAATGATCAACCAAATGGGGGATAAAGCCACTGCCAAAGCCACCATGGCCGCAGCAGGAGTACCTACTATCCCTGGGTCTGAAGGCTTATTAGAGTCCATCGAACAAGGACTTCCTTTGGCGGAAAAAATTGGTTATCCAGTTATTCTTAAAGCTACAGCTGGCGGTGGCGGTAGAGGCATGCGTATAGTAAAAGACCCTTCTGGATTCAAGAAAGCTTGGGACGATGCACGTCAGGAATCTGCAGCAGCATTTGGTAATGACGGATTGTACCTTGAAAAATTTGTCGAAGAACCAAGACATATTGAAATTCAGATCATAGGTGATTCTTCTGGCAAAGCGTGTCATTTATCTGAAAGAGACTGTTCTATTCAAAGGCGGCATCAAAAATTAGTAGAAGAAACCCCTTCTCCATTTATCACTGATGAGTTGAGAGAAAAAATGGGAACTGCCGCCATCAAAGGTGCAGAAGCCATAGGCTACGAGGGTGCAGGTACCATAGAGTTTTTGGTGGACAAAAACAGGGACTTTTACTTTATGGAGATGAATACCAGAATACAGGTAGAACATCCGATCACAGAAGAAGTAACTGATTTTGATTTGATCAAAGAACAAATCAAGGTAGCTGCTGGTGAAAAAATAAGTGGGAAAAATTACTTCCCTAAATTATACGCCATGGAGTGCCGTATCAATGCGGAAGACCCTTCTAATGGATTCAGACCGAGCCCAGGGAAAATCGTAAATCTTCACCTCCCTGGAGGCAAAGGAGTACGAATCGACAGTCATGTTTATGCCGGTTATGTTATTCCTCCCAACTATGATTCTATGATTGCTAAGCTTATCGTAAGTGCTCAATCTAGACAAGAGGTTATTGTTAGGATGAAAAGAGCTCTGGAAGAGTTTGTGATCGATGGTATCAAAACCACCATTCCTTTCCACTTGGCTTTACTTGAAGACCCTGAATTTAATGCAGGTAATTTCACTACGAAATTTCTGGAAGACTTTGATTTTTCAAAGGTGAAAAAATCCTAAAAAGACTAAAACAATATAAATTGAATACACCACTGAAAAAGGAGAAGGTAAAACTTCTCCTTTTTTTATTTATCCCAGACTATAATTCACTGCAATTAAACCCGGATTATGTAATAGGATTTCTCCGTCCTGACAAAAGTC
Protein-coding sequences here:
- the accC gene encoding acetyl-CoA carboxylase biotin carboxylase subunit — its product is MFNKILIANRGEIALRIIRTCKEMGVKTVAVYSTADKDSLHVRFADEAVCIGAPASKDSYLNIPRIIAAAEITNADAIHPGYGFLSENAEFSRICEEYNIKFIGASPEMINQMGDKATAKATMAAAGVPTIPGSEGLLESIEQGLPLAEKIGYPVILKATAGGGGRGMRIVKDPSGFKKAWDDARQESAAAFGNDGLYLEKFVEEPRHIEIQIIGDSSGKACHLSERDCSIQRRHQKLVEETPSPFITDELREKMGTAAIKGAEAIGYEGAGTIEFLVDKNRDFYFMEMNTRIQVEHPITEEVTDFDLIKEQIKVAAGEKISGKNYFPKLYAMECRINAEDPSNGFRPSPGKIVNLHLPGGKGVRIDSHVYAGYVIPPNYDSMIAKLIVSAQSRQEVIVRMKRALEEFVIDGIKTTIPFHLALLEDPEFNAGNFTTKFLEDFDFSKVKKS